In a single window of the Dreissena polymorpha isolate Duluth1 chromosome 3, UMN_Dpol_1.0, whole genome shotgun sequence genome:
- the LOC127873190 gene encoding interferon alpha-inducible protein 27-like protein 2A isoform X2, with translation MLASKRLAVLCILLCLFPKGVGGGWYCTATCISVVGVLGFLGGGVVLSLLGFTASGIAAGSWAASWMAGFGGAVPAGSLFATLQSMAAAGATKISLGAFGGLSAFCASLCSPLS, from the exons ATGCTAGCCAGTAAACGTCTCGCAGTATTGTGCATCCTACTGTGTCTGTTCCCGAAAGGTGTCGGAG GTGGATGGTACTGCACTGCGACCTGCATCTCTGTAGTCGGAGTCCTCGGATTTTTGGGCGGTGGCGTCGTTTTGTCGCTCCTGGGCTTCACTGCCAGCGGCATTGCCGCCGGATCTTGGGCAGCCAGCTGGATGGCGGGGTTTGGTGGCGCAGTGCCCGCCGGAAGTTTATTCGCGACCCTGCAATCTATGGCGGCGGCTGGCGCCACCAAGATCTCTCTGGGAGCCTTTGGGGGCCTATCGGCCTTTTGTGCTTCACTGTGCTCGCCGCTGTCATAG
- the LOC127873190 gene encoding interferon alpha-inducible protein 27-like protein 2A isoform X1 has translation MYTMYGLICMARRMLASKRLAVLCILLCLFPKGVGGGWYCTATCISVVGVLGFLGGGVVLSLLGFTASGIAAGSWAASWMAGFGGAVPAGSLFATLQSMAAAGATKISLGAFGGLSAFCASLCSPLS, from the exons GCACGAAGAATGCTAGCCAGTAAACGTCTCGCAGTATTGTGCATCCTACTGTGTCTGTTCCCGAAAGGTGTCGGAG GTGGATGGTACTGCACTGCGACCTGCATCTCTGTAGTCGGAGTCCTCGGATTTTTGGGCGGTGGCGTCGTTTTGTCGCTCCTGGGCTTCACTGCCAGCGGCATTGCCGCCGGATCTTGGGCAGCCAGCTGGATGGCGGGGTTTGGTGGCGCAGTGCCCGCCGGAAGTTTATTCGCGACCCTGCAATCTATGGCGGCGGCTGGCGCCACCAAGATCTCTCTGGGAGCCTTTGGGGGCCTATCGGCCTTTTGTGCTTCACTGTGCTCGCCGCTGTCATAG